A genomic stretch from Qipengyuania pelagi includes:
- a CDS encoding App1 family protein, which yields MPIGPFRAPPIRIQPYYGFRNRERLTISCRALRSGKRDAGARFQPSGRWQALRTMVAQFASREVPDIAVELEICDRDGTAHRNRAVTDEEGYAHFDIALDPAQELSETTVWEVVTFHWENRDGRQAVDGHVLVPGRDAALGVISDIDDTVIETGITGNLGAIARNWRRVLMQMPDQRLLVPQADVFYTALGGGAVLEDGEGAAGERLPATHHPFFYVSSSPWNLFSYLVAFMKSRHLPLGPLMLRDWGLNRDTFGSGSHGAHKTQAIHRIIESYPALRFALIGDDTQGDLTAFAKVVADHPGRIRAVFIRRAGDPFTPEEREAKATIESADVPLWLGDDYETGHEFLRSIGLASDGEAEEIVRMVDRTGQGDPGSTEKGAP from the coding sequence ATGCCCATTGGACCGTTCCGCGCCCCGCCGATCCGCATCCAGCCCTATTACGGCTTCCGCAATCGCGAACGGCTGACGATATCGTGCCGTGCCCTGCGATCGGGCAAGCGCGATGCCGGAGCCCGCTTCCAGCCGAGCGGGCGCTGGCAGGCCCTGCGCACGATGGTCGCCCAATTCGCCTCGCGCGAGGTGCCGGACATCGCGGTCGAACTGGAAATATGCGATCGCGACGGGACCGCGCACCGCAATCGCGCGGTGACGGATGAAGAGGGCTACGCCCATTTCGACATCGCGCTCGATCCGGCGCAGGAGCTTTCGGAAACGACCGTCTGGGAAGTCGTCACCTTCCATTGGGAGAATCGCGATGGGAGGCAGGCGGTCGATGGCCATGTCCTCGTGCCCGGCCGGGACGCGGCGCTGGGCGTCATCAGCGATATCGACGATACGGTGATCGAGACCGGGATCACCGGCAATCTCGGCGCGATCGCGCGCAATTGGCGGCGCGTGCTGATGCAGATGCCCGACCAGCGCCTGCTCGTGCCGCAGGCCGACGTCTTCTACACCGCGTTGGGCGGGGGTGCGGTGCTTGAGGATGGGGAAGGCGCGGCGGGCGAGCGCCTGCCCGCGACGCACCATCCCTTCTTCTATGTCAGTTCCAGCCCGTGGAACCTGTTCTCCTATCTCGTCGCCTTCATGAAGAGCCGCCATTTGCCGCTCGGGCCGCTGATGCTGCGCGATTGGGGGCTGAACCGCGACACGTTCGGATCGGGCAGCCACGGCGCGCACAAGACGCAGGCGATCCATCGCATCATCGAGAGCTATCCCGCGCTGCGCTTCGCCCTGATCGGGGACGACACCCAGGGCGATCTGACCGCCTTCGCCAAGGTGGTCGCCGATCATCCGGGCCGCATCCGCGCCGTCTTCATCCGCCGCGCGGGCGATCCCTTCACCCCCGAGGAACGCGAGGCCAAGGCCACGATCGAATCGGCCGATGTGCCGCTATGGCTGGGTGACGATTACGAGACCGGCCACGAATTCCTGCGCTCTATCGGGCTCGCCAGCGATGGCGAGGCAGAGGAGATCGTGCGCATGGTCGACAGGACCGGACAGGGCGATCCGGGCAGTACCGAAAAGGGGGCACCATGA
- a CDS encoding DUF2141 domain-containing protein: MRPRGGFALLALPLAAFLTGGAAPQAAREADRHSGTTVTVAVSDLRNAKGVVRACMTRDPARFPKCRGDANAYSAIVDAQSGAITLRFSDVAPGRYAVALLHDENANGKADRAMGMMPKEGFGFSRDAKVKMGPPAFDEAAVEIDRAPRTLPIRMRYIL; the protein is encoded by the coding sequence ATGAGGCCGCGCGGCGGGTTTGCGCTGCTGGCCCTGCCGCTCGCGGCGTTTCTGACGGGCGGGGCGGCACCCCAAGCTGCCAGGGAGGCGGACCGGCATTCCGGCACGACCGTCACGGTGGCGGTCAGCGATCTCAGGAATGCCAAGGGTGTCGTGCGCGCCTGCATGACGCGCGATCCGGCGCGTTTCCCCAAATGTCGCGGCGATGCGAACGCCTATAGCGCCATCGTGGACGCCCAGAGCGGGGCGATCACGCTGCGCTTCTCCGACGTTGCGCCGGGTCGCTATGCGGTGGCGCTGCTTCACGACGAGAACGCCAACGGCAAGGCCGACCGCGCGATGGGGATGATGCCGAAGGAAGGCTTCGGCTTCTCGCGGGATGCCAAGGTGAAGATGGGCCCGCCGGCATTCGACGAGGCCGCCGTCGAGATCGACCGGGCGCCGCGCACGCTGCCGATACGGATGCGCTATATCCTCTAG
- a CDS encoding sterol desaturase family protein: MTAIVAARYFASSGLFAWISARRVPGIHDRLGPQMRREIRWSLVSAAIFGIPAGVVAWGWQERGWTRIYEDWSAYPLWYAPVSVFLYLFAHDTWFYWTHRWMHRPKVFRAMHAVHHASRPPTAWAAMSFHPYEALTGAVVIPALVFLVPIHVTMLGVVLAVMTVMGVTNHMGWEMFPRRLVHSKLGGWLITASHHQRHHEEYRCNYGLYFRFWDRLCGTDRGLSPNA, from the coding sequence ATGACAGCGATCGTCGCCGCGCGCTATTTCGCGTCGAGCGGCCTGTTCGCCTGGATCAGCGCGCGGCGGGTGCCGGGCATTCACGACAGGCTGGGTCCGCAGATGCGGCGCGAGATCCGCTGGTCGCTGGTTTCGGCGGCGATCTTCGGGATACCGGCGGGCGTGGTCGCCTGGGGCTGGCAGGAGCGGGGCTGGACCCGGATCTACGAGGACTGGAGCGCCTATCCGCTGTGGTATGCGCCCGTGTCGGTATTTCTCTATCTCTTCGCGCACGATACCTGGTTCTATTGGACGCATCGCTGGATGCATCGCCCCAAGGTGTTTCGCGCGATGCACGCGGTCCACCATGCCAGCCGCCCGCCCACGGCCTGGGCGGCGATGAGCTTCCACCCCTACGAGGCGCTGACCGGGGCGGTGGTGATCCCGGCCCTCGTCTTCCTCGTCCCGATCCATGTCACCATGCTCGGGGTGGTGCTTGCGGTCATGACCGTGATGGGGGTAACCAACCATATGGGGTGGGAGATGTTTCCCCGCCGCCTGGTTCACTCCAAGTTAGGCGGTTGGCTGATAACGGCCAGCCATCACCAACGCCATCACGAAGAGTATCGATGCAATTACGGACTGTATTTCCGCTTCTGGGACCGTCTGTGCGGAACCGACCGGGGTCTGAGCCCGAACGCATGA
- a CDS encoding MmcB family DNA repair protein: MSESAALARSHELSSPTPDPDTIPVARPVAGDVCRGIMRLFARNDIWCLPEMPLRNGRRADLMGVDAKGRVVIVEVKVQRGDLMGDGKWPDYLDHCDRFFWGVPPGLDRGPLDSEEYRPDCCGVIVADGYDAEIVRPAPLHPLAAARRKVEIERLSRAALRRLTVAADPECAAWGTGDIA; the protein is encoded by the coding sequence ATGTCCGAATCAGCCGCACTCGCTCGATCGCACGAGCTATCGAGCCCCACTCCCGATCCCGACACCATTCCGGTCGCGCGCCCGGTTGCAGGCGACGTGTGTCGCGGAATCATGCGCCTGTTCGCGCGCAACGATATCTGGTGTCTGCCCGAAATGCCGCTGCGCAACGGGCGCCGCGCCGATCTGATGGGCGTCGATGCGAAGGGCCGGGTGGTGATCGTCGAAGTGAAGGTGCAGCGCGGCGACCTCATGGGCGACGGCAAATGGCCCGACTATCTCGACCATTGCGACCGGTTCTTCTGGGGTGTCCCGCCCGGACTCGATCGCGGCCCGCTTGACAGCGAGGAGTATCGACCGGATTGCTGCGGCGTGATCGTGGCGGACGGATACGATGCGGAAATCGTGCGTCCGGCGCCCCTTCATCCGCTGGCTGCGGCGCGGCGCAAGGTGGAGATCGAACGCCTGTCGCGCGCGGCGCTGCGTCGGCTGACCGTCGCCGCCGATCCCGAATGCGCAGCGTGGGGAACCGGCGATATCGCCTGA
- a CDS encoding cytochrome b/b6 domain-containing protein has protein sequence MKVEKPGNTQYYSNLTRFLHLVTVMAVTAALVISLFMTYPKGGKPGDFWFEVHEKAGLVALGGLVLFWLWAVFRRREPSLGDWFPYLSGRRLAALWADTKAHLAILRGGKLPISDDQPLANAFHGLGALIALALAATGTLGYFYDQSWALGVHEALGLPMWIYFGGHVLMSLVHEFAHDPVLRNMFIFRSRKP, from the coding sequence ATGAAAGTAGAGAAACCAGGTAATACACAGTACTATTCGAACCTGACGCGCTTTCTTCATCTAGTTACGGTAATGGCGGTCACCGCAGCGCTTGTCATCAGTTTGTTCATGACTTATCCAAAGGGCGGAAAGCCGGGTGATTTCTGGTTTGAAGTGCATGAAAAGGCCGGACTGGTCGCTCTCGGCGGATTGGTCCTGTTCTGGCTATGGGCCGTCTTCCGGCGCCGCGAACCTAGTCTTGGTGACTGGTTCCCTTATCTATCTGGTCGTCGGCTTGCCGCATTGTGGGCCGATACCAAGGCGCATCTGGCGATCCTTCGGGGCGGCAAGCTGCCGATCAGCGATGATCAGCCGCTGGCCAATGCCTTCCATGGCCTTGGCGCATTAATCGCTCTTGCCTTGGCGGCGACGGGCACGCTTGGTTATTTCTACGACCAGAGCTGGGCGCTTGGGGTGCACGAGGCACTGGGCCTCCCGATGTGGATATATTTCGGCGGACATGTGTTGATGAGTCTGGTGCATGAATTCGCGCATGATCCAGTGCTAAGGAACATGTTCATCTTTCGGTCCCGCAAACCGTGA
- a CDS encoding copper resistance protein B → MKTFVVSTIVSLAAGTALVSPVSAQQHTGHDMAQPQQSAGQAAQQCAQEAQRHRAMGHTVPDGACKPKPEAEVEMDHGSMDRSQMNHGAMPMAEGQTGMAMPINQSGQQVPRMDHGTMTDAPARAQGMQGIDHSAMQMNSGADIPLLPPPPEAGSGPARAAIPIWGEEAMNEARQELIRETDGGKRLWIQGDRLEYRAREGTDGYLWDVQGYYGGDIDKFWFRSEGEGAFGNKVESAEVQGLWSRAIAPFFDFQAGIRQDLTGPKRTYGVVGFQGLAPYKFDILGAAFLSNTGDITARFEAELDQRITQRLILTPRVEVNLAAQDVPELGIGAGIDRIEPGIRLRYEFVREFAPYIGIAQGWKVGRSADFARAAGEDPSVTSYVVGLRFWF, encoded by the coding sequence ATGAAGACTTTTGTTGTAAGCACGATCGTATCGCTCGCTGCGGGAACCGCGTTGGTATCGCCGGTATCGGCACAGCAGCACACCGGGCATGACATGGCTCAGCCACAGCAGAGTGCGGGGCAAGCAGCGCAGCAATGTGCTCAAGAGGCACAGCGCCATCGCGCAATGGGCCACACCGTCCCGGATGGCGCCTGCAAACCTAAACCTGAAGCTGAGGTCGAAATGGATCATGGGAGCATGGATCGTTCGCAGATGAACCACGGTGCGATGCCTATGGCCGAAGGGCAAACGGGCATGGCGATGCCCATCAACCAATCCGGGCAGCAGGTCCCAAGGATGGATCACGGCACAATGACCGATGCTCCAGCACGCGCGCAGGGCATGCAGGGTATAGACCACTCCGCTATGCAGATGAATTCCGGCGCTGACATTCCTCTACTTCCTCCTCCGCCCGAAGCCGGAAGCGGGCCTGCCCGCGCGGCGATTCCGATCTGGGGCGAGGAAGCCATGAACGAAGCCCGGCAGGAACTGATCCGCGAGACCGACGGCGGCAAGCGACTGTGGATCCAGGGCGACCGCCTCGAATATCGTGCGCGCGAAGGCACGGATGGCTATTTGTGGGATGTTCAGGGCTATTATGGCGGCGACATCGACAAGTTCTGGTTCCGATCTGAAGGCGAAGGTGCGTTCGGCAATAAAGTTGAAAGTGCCGAGGTTCAGGGACTGTGGAGCCGGGCCATTGCCCCCTTCTTTGATTTCCAGGCAGGTATCCGCCAGGATTTGACCGGACCGAAGCGGACCTATGGTGTGGTCGGCTTTCAGGGTTTGGCTCCCTACAAGTTCGATATTCTCGGAGCAGCGTTTCTCTCTAACACCGGAGATATCACCGCTCGTTTCGAGGCTGAACTGGACCAGAGAATTACCCAGCGTCTGATTCTCACGCCACGGGTGGAGGTTAACCTTGCCGCTCAAGACGTGCCCGAATTGGGCATCGGCGCCGGCATCGACCGGATCGAACCGGGAATTCGCTTGCGGTATGAATTCGTACGCGAATTTGCACCCTATATCGGCATCGCTCAGGGTTGGAAAGTTGGCAGAAGCGCCGATTTTGCACGCGCGGCTGGCGAAGACCCGAGCGTGACGAGCTACGTAGTTGGTCTCCGGTTCTGGTTCTAA
- a CDS encoding copper resistance system multicopper oxidase → MITVNRRKLLGAGATGMGLLGLAGAVPAWARGGDLLSGVARKGFDEVSGSNIDLTVARSAFSTGNRRGGAIAVNGSIPGPLLRLREGTTVRLNVHNQLEEDTSIHWHGLLVPFQLDGVPGVSFPGVKPGETFTAEFPVRQSGTYWWHSHSGLQEQAGHYGPIVVDPAGPDPVQADREYIVVLSEFSETDPNVLYDKLKKSADYFNYEQPTWTDDYPLSGAQRRNWARMRMSPVDILDITGSTFTYLINGHGPADNLEFNFQPGERVRLRFINSGAATYFNIRIPGLPMTVVQADGQNVEPVEVDEFQIGIAETYDVIVTPGNDAAYTMVAESMDRSGMGVATLASAPGARAAIPPLRDPPLLTMADMGMGGMAGMAGMGGGSESMPGNSSGQGAARPGMRDTSRLPADVEVGPGLAMVSANPVDRTGDPGVGLSDVPHRTLNYRKLRALTPNADRRIPSRRMELHLTSNMERYMWSFDGKKFSAVSDDPIRFAYNERVRVKLINDTMMTHPIHLHGHFFELVNGAPADRQPLKHTVNVQPGGSVEFDLTADEPGDWAFHCHILYHLVAGMFQIVTVANPAGDEA, encoded by the coding sequence ATGATCACCGTTAATCGACGCAAACTTCTTGGGGCAGGAGCTACCGGAATGGGTCTGCTGGGCCTGGCCGGTGCGGTTCCGGCTTGGGCTCGCGGTGGTGACCTGCTTTCCGGGGTTGCTCGCAAGGGCTTTGATGAGGTGAGCGGCTCCAACATAGACCTGACAGTTGCCCGCTCGGCTTTCTCCACTGGCAACAGGCGTGGCGGCGCGATTGCCGTCAATGGGAGCATCCCGGGGCCGCTCCTCCGCCTGCGTGAGGGGACCACCGTCCGCCTCAACGTTCACAACCAGCTAGAGGAAGATACCTCGATCCATTGGCACGGGCTCCTGGTCCCCTTCCAGCTCGATGGTGTGCCAGGCGTTAGTTTCCCCGGCGTCAAGCCGGGTGAGACCTTCACTGCAGAATTCCCCGTGCGGCAATCGGGCACGTACTGGTGGCATTCGCACAGCGGCCTGCAGGAACAGGCGGGTCATTATGGTCCGATAGTTGTCGATCCGGCAGGACCCGATCCGGTGCAGGCGGACCGCGAATATATCGTGGTGCTGAGCGAATTCAGCGAGACAGATCCAAATGTGCTTTACGACAAATTGAAAAAGAGTGCTGATTATTTCAACTACGAGCAACCAACATGGACGGATGACTACCCGCTTAGTGGAGCACAGAGAAGGAATTGGGCAAGGATGCGAATGTCGCCCGTTGATATATTAGATATTACGGGATCCACGTTCACTTATCTCATCAATGGCCACGGACCGGCGGACAATCTTGAATTCAACTTCCAGCCCGGCGAACGCGTTCGATTGCGTTTCATAAATTCTGGTGCCGCCACCTATTTCAACATCCGTATACCCGGTCTCCCTATGACCGTGGTTCAGGCCGATGGGCAAAATGTCGAGCCGGTCGAAGTGGATGAATTCCAGATAGGCATTGCAGAAACTTATGATGTGATTGTGACCCCGGGCAATGACGCCGCTTACACGATGGTAGCTGAATCGATGGACCGGTCTGGCATGGGGGTTGCGACACTAGCGTCTGCGCCCGGCGCGCGCGCAGCGATTCCACCGCTGCGCGACCCGCCGTTGCTGACCATGGCAGATATGGGCATGGGCGGCATGGCCGGTATGGCTGGTATGGGGGGCGGCTCAGAAAGCATGCCCGGAAATTCGAGCGGCCAAGGAGCGGCCCGACCGGGAATGCGCGATACGTCCAGATTGCCAGCGGACGTCGAGGTGGGCCCGGGGCTTGCAATGGTGTCAGCAAACCCTGTCGACCGCACCGGAGACCCAGGCGTTGGCCTTTCCGATGTCCCGCACCGAACGCTCAACTATCGCAAACTGCGCGCGCTCACCCCCAATGCTGACCGGCGGATTCCCTCGCGGCGGATGGAACTCCATCTCACCAGTAACATGGAGCGCTACATGTGGTCGTTCGACGGCAAGAAGTTCTCAGCCGTCTCCGACGACCCGATCCGCTTTGCCTATAATGAACGCGTGCGTGTCAAGCTGATCAACGACACGATGATGACGCACCCGATCCATTTGCACGGGCATTTCTTCGAACTGGTCAATGGCGCGCCCGCCGACCGGCAGCCGCTGAAGCACACGGTCAATGTCCAGCCCGGCGGTAGTGTGGAGTTTGACCTGACCGCTGACGAACCCGGTGACTGGGCCTTTCACTGCCATATCCTCTATCATTTGGTCGCCGGGATGTTCCAGATCGTCACCGTTGCCAATCCTGCCGGAGACGAAGCATGA
- a CDS encoding transposase gives MRLQGRGTDDRGLAQGQRVAGRPGCDADWFRDALAERGIAARIPSKANRRVPILHDPVLYRQRHRIENMFGKLKDRRRIHTRYDRSAHTFISAICIAAAVIFWLNQ, from the coding sequence TTGCGATTACAAGGGCGCGGCACTGATGATCGAGGCCTTGCCCAAGGTCAACGCGTTGCTGGCCGACCGGGGTGCGATGCCGACTGGTTCCGCGATGCCTTGGCCGAGCGCGGCATTGCCGCCCGTATCCCGTCAAAAGCCAATCGAAGGGTACCAATCCTGCACGATCCGGTGCTCTACCGCCAGCGCCACAGGATCGAGAACATGTTCGGCAAACTCAAGGACCGGCGCCGCATCCACACCCGATACGACCGATCCGCCCACACCTTCATCTCCGCCATCTGCATCGCCGCAGCCGTCATCTTCTGGCTCAATCAATGA
- a CDS encoding diacylglycerol/lipid kinase family protein, translated as MNSSIHEFGDMPDQDSRRGSGGGAAAVGRSDASGRRGDANADGPLVGVIYNPRSHRNKGQDLAIGDRERVILATPEKRGKIIEVLADFAARGVDYLIISGGDGTVRDVLTCGAGVFGDDWPVLAVLPKGKTNALNVDIGAPPDWSLAQAIDAFHTGSRVTRRPLDISALDTESERLPVRGFILGAGAFTLGVRAGQEAHSMGLFDSLAVGMTSAWGVVQGMFGANDNPWRRGVEMTVRQFPGGEILAHSGHGDPARRMILMASTLHRMPLGLKMFGTKRAGLKLAVLDRARRRMMASLPLILAGWRPGWLERGGYHQRDVDSFEFEIGDQFILDGEAFPAGRYLVAQGPELTFVSA; from the coding sequence ATGAACAGCTCCATCCACGAATTCGGCGACATGCCGGACCAGGACTCGCGACGCGGGTCGGGTGGGGGCGCGGCTGCGGTCGGGCGCTCGGATGCGTCCGGGCGGCGTGGCGACGCGAATGCGGACGGGCCGCTCGTCGGCGTCATCTACAATCCGCGCAGCCATCGCAACAAGGGCCAGGACCTCGCGATCGGCGACCGCGAGCGCGTGATTCTGGCGACGCCTGAAAAGCGCGGGAAGATCATCGAAGTCCTCGCCGATTTCGCCGCGCGCGGGGTCGATTACCTCATCATCAGCGGCGGCGATGGCACGGTGCGCGACGTGCTGACCTGCGGCGCGGGCGTGTTCGGTGACGATTGGCCGGTCCTCGCCGTGCTGCCCAAGGGCAAGACCAATGCGCTGAACGTCGATATCGGTGCGCCGCCCGACTGGTCGCTCGCGCAGGCGATCGACGCCTTCCATACCGGCAGCCGGGTGACCCGCCGCCCGCTCGACATCAGCGCGCTCGATACGGAAAGCGAGCGTCTGCCCGTGCGCGGCTTCATCCTTGGCGCGGGAGCGTTTACTCTCGGCGTGCGCGCGGGGCAGGAGGCGCACTCCATGGGTCTGTTCGACAGTCTGGCGGTCGGCATGACGAGCGCCTGGGGCGTGGTGCAGGGCATGTTCGGCGCGAACGACAATCCCTGGCGGCGCGGGGTCGAAATGACGGTCCGGCAGTTTCCCGGCGGTGAGATTCTCGCGCATTCGGGCCATGGCGACCCCGCGCGCCGGATGATCCTGATGGCCTCGACGCTTCACCGGATGCCGCTGGGCCTGAAGATGTTCGGCACGAAGCGCGCAGGATTGAAGCTCGCCGTGCTCGATCGCGCGCGCAGACGCATGATGGCGAGCCTGCCGCTGATCCTCGCCGGATGGCGCCCCGGCTGGCTGGAGCGCGGCGGCTATCACCAGCGCGACGTCGATTCGTTCGAATTCGAGATCGGCGACCAGTTCATCCTCGATGGCGAGGCGTTTCCCGCGGGCCGCTATCTGGTCGCGCAGGGGCCCGAGCTGACCTTCGTGAGCGCATAA
- a CDS encoding DUF2141 domain-containing protein — protein sequence MSFLHSTKRAALLAAGVMALTALGSATPASAQYAQELRHDPARCSSGSAVWVTIEGIRPGGGTLRVQSYRATKGDWLESGRWLNRIELPARAGSMRVCMPLPASGHYGIAVRHDVNNNGKTDLSTDGGAMSNNPSLNIWNLGKPSYKKVGFDVGRAPTSIAITMRYR from the coding sequence ATGTCTTTTCTTCACTCGACCAAGCGCGCGGCCCTGCTTGCCGCAGGGGTGATGGCCCTGACGGCGCTCGGTTCCGCCACGCCCGCATCGGCGCAATATGCGCAGGAATTGCGCCACGACCCCGCGCGGTGCAGCAGCGGCTCTGCCGTGTGGGTCACTATCGAAGGGATCAGACCGGGCGGCGGCACGCTGCGCGTCCAGTCCTATCGCGCGACGAAGGGCGACTGGCTCGAGTCGGGTCGCTGGCTCAACCGGATCGAACTGCCCGCCCGCGCCGGATCGATGCGGGTCTGTATGCCGCTGCCCGCCAGCGGCCATTACGGGATCGCGGTGCGGCACGACGTCAACAATAACGGCAAGACCGACCTGTCGACCGATGGCGGCGCGATGTCGAACAACCCTTCGCTGAACATCTGGAACCTCGGCAAGCCGAGTTACAAGAAAGTGGGCTTCGATGTCGGGCGCGCGCCCACATCGATCGCGATCACTATGCGCTATCGCTAA
- the rpe gene encoding ribulose-phosphate 3-epimerase has product MAAPLISPSILSADFAKLGDEVRAIDAAGADWIHVDVMDGHYVPNITIGPAVVKALRPQTDKPFDVHLMIAPIDPYLEAFAEAGADIITVHPEAGPHIHRTLQAIRGLGKKAGVVLNPGTPVEVLDNLMDLVDLVLVMSVNPGFGGQSFIHSQLAKIAAIRERIDREAARSGRTIHLEVDGGVNAETARLCVEAGADVLVAGSATFKGGADCYARNIAALKAAGESAQ; this is encoded by the coding sequence ATGGCCGCGCCGCTCATTTCCCCCTCGATCCTCTCCGCCGATTTCGCGAAGCTGGGAGACGAAGTGCGCGCGATCGACGCGGCGGGCGCGGACTGGATCCATGTCGATGTGATGGACGGGCATTACGTCCCCAATATTACGATCGGCCCGGCGGTGGTGAAGGCGCTGCGCCCGCAAACGGACAAGCCGTTCGACGTCCATCTGATGATCGCCCCGATCGACCCGTATCTGGAGGCCTTTGCCGAGGCGGGGGCGGACATCATCACCGTCCATCCCGAAGCCGGGCCCCACATCCACCGCACGCTTCAGGCGATTCGCGGGCTGGGCAAGAAGGCGGGCGTGGTGCTCAATCCGGGCACGCCGGTCGAGGTGCTCGACAATCTGATGGACCTCGTCGATCTCGTTCTGGTGATGAGCGTCAATCCCGGTTTCGGCGGGCAGAGCTTCATCCATTCGCAGCTCGCCAAGATCGCGGCCATCCGCGAACGGATCGACCGGGAGGCCGCGCGTTCGGGCCGCACAATCCATCTCGAGGTCGATGGCGGCGTCAATGCCGAAACCGCGAGGCTGTGCGTGGAGGCGGGGGCGGATGTCCTCGTCGCCGGGTCGGCCACCTTCAAGGGCGGGGCGGACTGCTATGCGCGCAATATCGCCGCGCTCAAGGCCGCCGGGGAAAGCGCCCAATGA